ATCAGTTTTGTACAAATTAAATAGAACTGATAAAGTTTTTCGAATTGGTAAGGGTAAGGCAGAAGAAATAAAAAATTTAATTTTAGAAAACGATATTGAGGCAGTAATTGTAGACAGTGAAATAAACCCTCATACCTATAGAAATCTAATTGATATATGGAATGTAGAAGTAGTTGATAGAAATGCCCTTATAATATCAATATTTGCAAAAAGAGCCAGCACTAAACAGGGGAAATTGCAGGTAGAATTGGCAAGACTAAATTATCTGTTATCACAAACATCTGGTTGGGGAAAAGTTTTGTCAAGATTAGGCGGCGGCATTGGCACAAGAGGACCAGGAGAAACAAAAAAAGAACAGGACAGAAGAACATTAAGATTAAAAGTTAGCAAATTAAAAAGTGAAATAAGTACTATTGAAAAAAGAGATAAAGTTATTAAAGAGAATATAAACAACTCAAGTTTTCCAAAAATTTCTTTAGTGGGCTATACAAATGCAGGAAAATCTACACTGATGAAGGTGTTAACAGAATCTGATGTTTTAGTACAGGATCAGCTTTTTTCAACACTTGACACAAAAACTGCTATAATAAAGTTTGACGATAGAACAAAAGTTTTTCTTACAGACACAGTAGGTTTTATTAGAAAACTTCCACACAAGCTGATAGAAGCTTTTAAAGCTACCTTGTCACAAATAAGCGATTCAAATTTTTTATTACATGTTGTAGATGCCTCAAAACCCATTGAAATGGTAAAACAAGATATCAATAACGTAAATAGTGTTCTTAAAGAAATAAATGCAAATGATATTCCAAGCATAC
This genomic interval from Thermodesulfobium sp. 4217-1 contains the following:
- the hflX gene encoding GTPase HflX: MLKSKFKNALILETFHPHEDVEYFLEETKALCLTANFNPVLSVLYKLNRTDKVFRIGKGKAEEIKNLILENDIEAVIVDSEINPHTYRNLIDIWNVEVVDRNALIISIFAKRASTKQGKLQVELARLNYLLSQTSGWGKVLSRLGGGIGTRGPGETKKEQDRRTLRLKVSKLKSEISTIEKRDKVIKENINNSSFPKISLVGYTNAGKSTLMKVLTESDVLVQDQLFSTLDTKTAIIKFDDRTKVFLTDTVGFIRKLPHKLIEAFKATLSQISDSNFLLHVVDASKPIEMVKQDINNVNSVLKEINANDIPSILVFNKIDECVYLDEIYSLAELYKPYCFISALNGTGINQLLDKIKQFIYPNRIKIKIFLPHNKTKIINLIKNFSGRILEEEWSTLGVTIVLDIPQDYADFLNDYIIEI